In Meiothermus ruber DSM 1279, the following proteins share a genomic window:
- a CDS encoding non-heme iron oxygenase ferredoxin subunit, with amino-acid sequence MWIPVAKLEEFQNGRLVVRVEGEKTPVLLIHTGEEIFAISDICTHDKNPLSDGPVEGETIRCTRHGAKFNLRTGKATLPAPRPVKAYKARLENGQVWLEV; translated from the coding sequence ATGTGGATTCCCGTCGCCAAGCTCGAGGAGTTCCAGAATGGCCGCCTGGTGGTGCGGGTGGAGGGCGAGAAAACCCCGGTGCTGCTCATCCACACCGGCGAGGAAATTTTCGCCATCTCGGACATCTGCACCCACGACAAAAACCCCCTCTCCGATGGCCCGGTAGAAGGCGAGACCATCCGCTGCACCCGCCACGGGGCCAAATTCAACCTGCGCACCGGCAAGGCCACCCTGCCCGCACCCCGCCCGGTCAAGGCCTACAAGGCCCGGCTGGAGAACGGGCAGGTCTGGCTCGAGGTCTGA
- a CDS encoding type II toxin-antitoxin system RelE family toxin, giving the protein MAYTLAISKRVGKDMAGLPKEARERIIEKLKELANEPFAPGTIKLKGEASYRVRVGDYRIVFDVDTKTQTITVLAVGDRKDIYKR; this is encoded by the coding sequence GTGGCCTATACCCTCGCAATTTCCAAGCGCGTAGGCAAAGATATGGCCGGTTTGCCCAAAGAGGCCAGGGAACGCATCATCGAAAAGTTGAAGGAGCTGGCCAATGAGCCCTTCGCACCCGGCACCATCAAACTCAAGGGCGAGGCCTCGTATCGGGTTCGGGTGGGCGATTACAGAATCGTCTTCGACGTGGATACCAAGACCCAGACCATCACCGTGCTGGCTGTGGGTGATCGCAAAGACATTTACAAGCGATAG
- the sufD gene encoding Fe-S cluster assembly protein SufD — MELTSSLSRDLVLEVSKKLNEPQWLQTKRLEAWETFVKLPYPTTRTEEWKYTDITEVPFEELPLELPKGGASEIPQAVQDRLAQAQLSGYAVFVGADLVHVELPEEYRQQGVIFTSLHQAIAQHPELVEANLFKAVNWHDLVGTQKNRPENSKIPALNAALFTHGVFLYIPKNVEFSKPIGVFKYLEGGRLSGSRTLIVGDVNSQAVYIEEYISPARVAPSVNTSSTEIIVGPGAKVRHAHIQLLGQGFYHFHRQRAHLQRDAALNDLVVNMGASISRAEVQSEMLGPGSSSEMLGLYFTTGQEHVDHYTLQHHVADHAYSDVLYKGAAKDQSRTVYAGLIKVEQGAQKTDAYQTNRNLLLSEDARSDSVPQLEIGANDVKCSHGSSTAPVAPEELFYLMSRGLPRHMAQQILVKGHMTDVLTRIPIEPLRQYIESIIEEKVRV; from the coding sequence GTGGAACTCACCTCGAGCCTTTCCCGCGACCTCGTTTTAGAGGTCTCCAAAAAACTCAACGAGCCCCAGTGGCTCCAGACCAAGCGGCTGGAGGCCTGGGAGACCTTCGTCAAGCTGCCCTACCCCACCACCCGCACCGAGGAATGGAAGTACACCGACATCACCGAGGTGCCCTTCGAGGAGCTGCCGCTCGAGCTACCCAAAGGTGGCGCGAGCGAGATTCCCCAGGCCGTCCAAGACCGCCTGGCCCAGGCCCAGCTCTCGGGCTATGCGGTGTTCGTGGGGGCCGACCTGGTACACGTGGAGCTACCGGAGGAGTACCGGCAGCAGGGCGTTATCTTCACCAGCCTGCACCAGGCCATCGCCCAGCACCCCGAGCTGGTGGAGGCCAACCTCTTCAAGGCCGTCAACTGGCACGACCTGGTGGGCACCCAGAAGAACCGCCCCGAGAACTCCAAAATTCCCGCCCTCAACGCGGCCCTCTTCACCCACGGGGTGTTCCTGTACATCCCCAAGAACGTGGAGTTCAGCAAGCCCATCGGCGTGTTTAAGTACCTGGAAGGCGGCAGGCTTTCCGGCTCCCGCACCCTGATTGTGGGCGATGTAAACAGCCAGGCCGTCTACATCGAGGAGTACATCTCGCCGGCCAGGGTGGCCCCTTCGGTGAACACCTCCTCCACCGAGATTATCGTGGGCCCCGGGGCCAAGGTGCGCCACGCCCACATCCAGCTTCTGGGCCAGGGCTTCTACCACTTCCACCGCCAGCGGGCCCACCTCCAGCGCGACGCCGCCCTCAACGACCTGGTGGTGAACATGGGGGCCTCCATCAGCCGGGCCGAGGTGCAGTCGGAGATGCTGGGGCCGGGCTCGTCCTCGGAGATGCTGGGCCTGTACTTCACCACCGGCCAGGAGCACGTGGATCACTACACCCTACAGCACCACGTGGCCGACCACGCCTACTCCGATGTGCTCTACAAGGGTGCGGCCAAAGACCAGAGCCGCACGGTATACGCAGGACTGATCAAGGTGGAGCAGGGAGCCCAGAAAACCGACGCCTACCAGACCAACCGCAACCTGCTCCTGTCGGAGGACGCCCGCAGCGACAGCGTGCCGCAGCTCGAGATCGGGGCCAACGACGTGAAGTGCTCCCACGGCTCCTCCACCGCGCCGGTGGCCCCCGAGGAGCTGTTCTACCTGATGAGCCGGGGCCTGCCGCGCCACATGGCCCAGCAGATTCTGGTCAAGGGCCACATGACCGATGTGCTCACCCGCATCCCCATCGAGCCCTTGCGGCAGTACATCGAGAGCATCATCGAGGAGAAGGTGCGGGTCTGA